In one Geoglobus acetivorans genomic region, the following are encoded:
- a CDS encoding methyltransferase family protein has product MSWLFVILLVLWLVLDGYVFSEIKKIYGKGETLPTNLSIAVWASYILHFVLILWASLEGLWTVPINAAAALAGGFVVTATGFTVLLLGVREFRSFKRVSGLDTSRLVTTGIYRYSRNPQNLGMFLIFLGVSLAGRSLLALLLTAAFAIGFHKYVVELEEPYLERVFGEEYRRYKERTPRYFGPPKAGNNS; this is encoded by the coding sequence ATGAGCTGGCTTTTTGTGATTCTCCTTGTTCTCTGGCTGGTGCTGGATGGGTATGTGTTTTCCGAGATAAAGAAAATTTACGGGAAGGGAGAAACTCTGCCCACCAATCTCTCCATCGCAGTGTGGGCATCATACATACTTCACTTCGTTCTGATACTGTGGGCCTCTTTAGAGGGGCTCTGGACAGTGCCCATTAACGCAGCGGCTGCCCTGGCTGGGGGTTTTGTGGTCACCGCCACAGGGTTCACAGTTTTGCTCCTCGGTGTGAGGGAGTTCCGCTCATTTAAGAGGGTGTCCGGACTGGACACATCAAGGCTCGTCACCACCGGCATATACCGCTACAGCAGGAACCCCCAGAATCTGGGGATGTTCCTGATATTCCTGGGAGTATCGCTTGCGGGCAGATCCCTCCTCGCGCTTCTGCTCACGGCGGCGTTTGCCATCGGGTTCCATAAATACGTGGTGGAGCTTGAGGAGCCATACCTTGAGCGCGTGTTTGGAGAGGAGTACAGGAGGTATAAGGAGAGAACCCCGAGGTATTTTGGACCTCCGAAAGCTGGAAACAACTCATAA
- a CDS encoding ArsR/SmtB family transcription factor, with protein MPYEFDYSEFKRKKLEDKDEAYDYYCKCDYEGILELYTDEELREHSNFLKVLGNPLRLQILKILSHVDMCVCAISEILGQQQTLVSHHLSKLKSARIVEERQNGKYRIYSIKDKRVKQILAVLADGS; from the coding sequence ATGCCCTATGAATTTGATTACTCAGAATTCAAAAGAAAGAAGCTTGAGGATAAGGACGAGGCATATGACTACTACTGCAAGTGTGATTATGAGGGAATCTTGGAGCTTTACACAGATGAAGAGCTTAGAGAGCATTCGAACTTCCTGAAAGTTCTTGGAAACCCTCTGAGGCTTCAGATACTGAAGATTTTATCACATGTCGACATGTGTGTCTGTGCAATTTCGGAAATTCTCGGCCAGCAGCAAACGCTCGTCAGCCATCACCTGAGCAAGCTGAAGTCCGCAAGGATAGTTGAGGAAAGGCAGAACGGGAAGTACAGAATATACTCAATCAAGGACAAAAGAGTAAAACAGATACTCGCAGTGCTTGCTGATGGAAGCTAA